Proteins from a genomic interval of Cognatishimia sp. WU-CL00825:
- a CDS encoding thiamine pyrophosphate-binding protein, which produces MTSSPSTTGADIIADTIQHEEKVDTIFFVDAVLRHTLLRLEERGITRVLAHSEKAAAYMADGYARISGKTGICMAQAVGAANLAAGLQDGYLDRVPMLALTGRKADTHLDRNAYQEVAHGPMYSSVTSYSAQVRTVEELPRMLGNALRASRTNTQRPVHLDLDGLKGDKVEEATFAGDKALLNFPASGRSVSALPDATALKRALKLLAEAKRPMLVCGVSSLYAKAGEGIKALADTCGIPIATSVGGRSVVETSHPNHFGVVGTYSAPYANKHLAQSDLVIYVGCHMGDQISCDWTIPSAGTKIIQIDTDAAELGRGYPNVLGLCGDLNKTCLALAGNAEPVLANGWLTQCTSAARDWLAGSLANAHEEAELIPAPRLAFELGEALPKNGVVVADTGFSATWTAQYTGFNGADQTYLRAAGSLGWAFPAAIGAQMGALDRPVVCFTGDGAFYYHIGELETMRRWNVPLVVVINNNSALGQGLRSVKKLYENRDGNLGDLVEFKKTNFAEMAKIYGITSFRVEKAEDIRPTIEKAIALKEPVIIDVVTDPDSNPEPAWVL; this is translated from the coding sequence ATGACAAGCTCACCATCCACAACCGGCGCAGACATCATTGCGGACACGATCCAACACGAAGAAAAGGTTGATACAATCTTCTTCGTTGATGCGGTCCTGCGTCACACGCTTTTGCGTTTAGAGGAACGCGGCATCACTCGGGTTCTTGCCCACAGCGAAAAAGCCGCCGCCTATATGGCTGACGGCTATGCGCGCATTTCCGGCAAGACCGGTATTTGCATGGCCCAGGCCGTTGGTGCAGCCAATTTGGCCGCCGGCCTGCAAGACGGGTATCTAGACCGCGTGCCAATGTTGGCGCTGACAGGCCGCAAAGCAGACACGCACCTTGATCGCAATGCCTATCAAGAAGTTGCCCATGGCCCGATGTACAGCTCGGTCACAAGCTATTCAGCACAGGTTCGCACGGTCGAAGAATTGCCGCGCATGCTGGGAAATGCCCTGCGCGCCAGTCGCACCAATACCCAGCGTCCGGTCCATCTGGATTTGGATGGCCTGAAAGGCGACAAGGTTGAAGAGGCAACTTTTGCAGGTGACAAAGCCCTTTTGAACTTTCCCGCATCAGGGCGCAGCGTCTCTGCTCTGCCGGATGCGACAGCTCTAAAACGAGCCCTCAAACTTCTGGCCGAGGCCAAACGCCCGATGTTGGTATGCGGTGTTAGCAGCCTATACGCGAAAGCAGGTGAAGGCATCAAAGCGCTGGCCGACACCTGCGGCATTCCGATCGCAACCTCTGTTGGCGGCCGATCTGTGGTTGAAACCTCGCATCCAAATCATTTTGGCGTTGTTGGCACCTATTCCGCACCCTACGCCAACAAGCATTTGGCACAATCTGATTTGGTGATCTATGTGGGCTGCCACATGGGGGACCAGATCAGCTGTGACTGGACAATCCCCTCGGCCGGAACAAAAATCATCCAAATTGACACCGATGCCGCCGAGCTGGGCCGCGGTTACCCAAATGTTTTGGGGCTGTGTGGCGATCTCAACAAGACCTGTTTGGCGCTTGCTGGCAATGCGGAACCTGTGCTTGCAAACGGTTGGCTGACACAATGCACATCGGCGGCGCGCGATTGGCTCGCCGGCTCTTTGGCAAACGCCCATGAAGAAGCCGAATTGATCCCTGCCCCGCGCTTGGCCTTTGAGCTTGGAGAAGCTCTTCCCAAAAACGGCGTTGTAGTTGCCGACACCGGATTTTCTGCCACATGGACTGCACAGTACACTGGCTTCAACGGCGCCGACCAAACCTATCTGCGCGCCGCTGGCTCCTTGGGATGGGCCTTTCCTGCCGCTATCGGCGCGCAAATGGGGGCCCTGGACAGACCAGTCGTGTGTTTCACCGGCGATGGCGCGTTTTACTATCACATCGGTGAATTGGAAACGATGCGCCGCTGGAACGTGCCGCTTGTTGTTGTGATCAACAACAACTCAGCTTTGGGCCAAGGATTGCGCAGCGTGAAAAAGCTGTATGAAAACCGCGACGGCAACCTGGGCGATCTGGTGGAATTCAAGAAAACCAACTTTGCCGAAATGGCAAAAATTTATGGAATCACATCGTTCCGCGTTGAAAAAGCCGAAGATATTCGCCCCACAATCGAAAAAGCCATCGCGTTGAAAGAACCTGTGATCATAGATGTTGTCACCGACCCTGACAGCAACCCTGAGCCAGCTTGGGTTCTTTAA
- a CDS encoding iron-containing alcohol dehydrogenase, producing the protein MSNSLGIMRAPDSVLFGAKQRHALGKVARQFGPSTLICTDERFAESAEMQDLLRSLFDAKVTPQVFTRTEPELPIESIVDCQKTYGHHSPDSIIGVGGGSCLDMAKFVSLLMTHGGDLSDYYGEFKVRGPIIPVIAIPTTAGTGSEVTPVAVVADNMRDLKVGVSSPYMIPQVAICDPELTLTCPPGLTAVAGADALTHAIEAFTAKAMGASDTDTETLAKDAIRRIRDLFAEIRIPETLADLGLGQDKLDWVASQSMSAARLINNNPRKLELAGVTEIVTAAFHGTTNQEIENAV; encoded by the coding sequence ATGAGCAATTCACTAGGTATAATGCGCGCGCCAGACTCTGTGTTGTTCGGGGCCAAACAGCGTCACGCCTTGGGAAAAGTTGCCCGTCAATTTGGTCCATCTACACTAATTTGCACAGACGAGCGTTTCGCTGAAAGCGCAGAGATGCAAGATCTTCTCAGATCGCTCTTCGATGCTAAAGTAACCCCACAAGTTTTCACGAGGACGGAGCCAGAACTTCCAATCGAGAGCATCGTTGATTGCCAAAAGACCTATGGTCACCATAGTCCTGACAGCATCATCGGTGTTGGAGGGGGCAGTTGTTTGGATATGGCCAAATTTGTGTCTCTATTGATGACACACGGCGGCGATCTGTCTGACTATTACGGTGAATTTAAGGTCCGCGGTCCGATCATCCCCGTGATCGCGATCCCAACAACTGCCGGAACTGGATCCGAGGTAACACCAGTTGCCGTTGTTGCCGACAACATGCGTGATCTGAAAGTTGGCGTTTCCAGCCCGTACATGATCCCACAAGTCGCGATCTGTGACCCAGAACTGACGTTGACTTGCCCTCCGGGTTTGACCGCAGTTGCTGGTGCCGATGCGTTGACCCACGCGATTGAAGCCTTCACCGCCAAGGCGATGGGTGCCTCGGATACCGATACCGAAACTCTGGCCAAAGATGCCATTCGTCGTATCCGCGATCTTTTTGCTGAAATCCGTATACCAGAGACCCTGGCCGACCTTGGTTTGGGCCAAGATAAACTTGATTGGGTTGCGTCTCAATCGATGTCAGCCGCGCGTCTCATCAACAACAATCCTCGCAAACTTGAACTTGCAGGTGTCACAGAAATCGTGACTGCCGCGTTTCACGGAACAACCAATCAGGAAATCGAAAATGCCGTTTGA
- a CDS encoding formylglycine-generating enzyme family protein yields MKDQPDIIKVCCIPKREGEAPKRSAGSAPIAATCSQTWKSRTVSISGGTSHVGTDLPVIRVDEEGPRKPVYLKPFRIDPFTVTNRWFSEFINDTDYQTDAERYGWSLVFFDFADPNIQYRRVAATPWWCQVHGANWKHPDGPKSNINARLDHPVTHVSWNDALAFAKWAKGVLPSEAEWETAARAGNPNAIYPWGDQEPTDDVPLCNIWQGTFPENNTGQDGFLGTAPVDSFPANGFGLHNMSGNVWEWCLGGEGEHPSEDAPRLLKGGSFMCHKSYCYRYRIAARTFAGASTSSSHVGFRLISS; encoded by the coding sequence ATGAAGGATCAGCCGGACATAATCAAAGTTTGCTGTATTCCCAAGCGGGAAGGCGAAGCGCCAAAACGTTCAGCAGGTTCGGCACCAATTGCTGCCACATGCAGCCAAACATGGAAGTCGCGCACTGTTTCAATATCGGGCGGCACGTCGCATGTTGGGACGGACCTACCGGTCATTCGCGTTGACGAGGAAGGCCCCCGGAAACCAGTTTACCTAAAGCCCTTTCGGATTGATCCCTTTACGGTGACCAATCGGTGGTTTTCTGAATTCATCAACGACACCGATTATCAAACTGATGCGGAACGTTATGGTTGGTCGCTGGTCTTCTTTGATTTCGCTGATCCCAATATCCAATACCGCCGTGTGGCGGCCACTCCTTGGTGGTGCCAAGTACATGGTGCAAATTGGAAACACCCCGATGGCCCCAAATCAAACATTAACGCTCGCTTAGATCACCCAGTAACACATGTGTCTTGGAATGACGCTTTAGCCTTCGCCAAATGGGCAAAGGGCGTGCTTCCTAGCGAGGCGGAATGGGAAACAGCTGCGCGTGCCGGCAATCCGAATGCAATCTACCCTTGGGGCGATCAAGAACCAACAGATGACGTGCCGCTATGCAACATCTGGCAGGGGACATTTCCCGAGAATAATACAGGCCAAGACGGCTTTTTGGGAACCGCTCCGGTAGACAGTTTTCCTGCGAATGGCTTTGGCCTTCACAACATGAGCGGCAATGTTTGGGAGTGGTGCCTGGGCGGTGAAGGCGAACATCCTTCAGAAGATGCGCCGCGCCTTTTAAAGGGCGGTTCATTCATGTGTCACAAATCTTATTGCTACCGGTATCGCATAGCGGCACGAACTTTCGCAGGTGCTTCGACATCGTCGTCGCACGTTGGATTTCGCCTGATCTCAAGCTGA
- a CDS encoding 3-hydroxyacyl-CoA dehydrogenase family protein yields the protein MTAFSNVTVAGAGTMGHAIALVHAIGGCQVTLTDLSTAQLEWAGTRIDSLIHEIETLGLIKASDTKAILRRIEYQADIGRALEHADLLVEAIVEDAEVKKAFYQQVAPLMPKTCVLASNTSFLDVFPLLPSILKERSLIVHWYTPPYLIDLVDVVPAPDTPFRIAREMKQFLERMGKKPVILKKFVPGYIANNVQMAIESEVFRLLDAGVASVADIDDAVRYGLAQRLSVMGQFKKIDYTGLQVVHDIHVAGLYTPPSQPTATQRLKELLSEGASGVLSGHGFYNYSDADSATYLTRRDRKLVKIKQAMRDDDDQI from the coding sequence ATGACAGCATTTTCAAACGTCACCGTCGCAGGTGCAGGAACGATGGGTCATGCCATCGCTCTTGTACACGCGATCGGGGGATGCCAAGTCACATTGACTGACCTGTCCACTGCTCAGCTCGAATGGGCCGGCACGCGTATCGATTCATTAATCCATGAGATTGAGACTCTTGGATTAATCAAAGCCTCGGACACCAAAGCGATTCTCCGACGAATAGAGTATCAGGCAGATATTGGCAGGGCGCTTGAACATGCGGACCTTTTGGTAGAGGCCATTGTCGAAGACGCCGAGGTCAAAAAAGCTTTCTACCAACAAGTCGCGCCTTTAATGCCAAAAACTTGTGTTTTGGCAAGCAACACATCGTTTCTTGATGTGTTTCCATTGCTGCCTAGTATCCTCAAAGAGCGAAGCCTAATTGTACATTGGTATACGCCACCTTATTTGATTGATCTGGTAGATGTGGTCCCCGCTCCGGATACGCCGTTTCGGATTGCTCGAGAAATGAAGCAATTTCTTGAACGCATGGGGAAAAAACCGGTCATCCTTAAAAAATTCGTACCAGGCTACATCGCAAACAACGTACAGATGGCAATTGAAAGTGAAGTTTTTCGATTGCTTGATGCAGGTGTCGCGAGCGTCGCTGATATCGATGATGCGGTGCGCTATGGATTAGCCCAAAGATTATCTGTCATGGGGCAATTCAAAAAAATTGATTATACAGGCCTTCAAGTGGTTCACGACATTCATGTGGCTGGATTGTACACGCCGCCTAGCCAGCCTACAGCCACACAACGTTTGAAGGAGCTTTTGTCGGAGGGCGCAAGTGGGGTCTTATCAGGTCATGGTTTCTATAACTATTCCGATGCAGATAGTGCGACCTACCTAACCCGCCGAGACAGGAAACTTGTAAAAATAAAACAAGCCATGCGGGACGACGATGATCAAATCTAA
- a CDS encoding aldehyde dehydrogenase family protein, which translates to MPFESANLPTNLFIDGQWVECSEGGRIDVMNPSNNEKLADVADASISDGMAAVEAASAAADAWKKNNSALSF; encoded by the coding sequence ATGCCGTTTGAATCTGCAAACCTCCCAACCAATTTGTTCATCGATGGTCAATGGGTCGAATGCTCTGAAGGCGGCCGCATCGATGTGATGAACCCGTCCAACAACGAAAAACTTGCCGACGTTGCGGATGCCTCCATCAGCGATGGCATGGCAGCGGTTGAGGCCGCGTCAGCAGCTGCAGATGCTTGGAAAAAAAACAACAGCGCGTTATCGTTCTGA
- a CDS encoding GntR family transcriptional regulator — MAKQSSKTKLKQVGKPKPLADQVYDLLLNLNTSPRMPPGSRLSVDALVRELNVSQTPIRQALVRLQTQGLVERELNVGYSTPSLPDASELNDIFAFRLMIEPQAAGLAAEKTNAPHADALEKLAQDMEAISADSSLGNYGRFAAKDNTFHELILTQAGNRVALDAIQRLNVHNHLFRLYFHRSVTDDANHEHRAILEAIKSGVGQSASDAMRRHIEASYKRLEPHF, encoded by the coding sequence ATGGCGAAACAGTCGAGCAAAACAAAGCTAAAGCAGGTTGGGAAACCAAAACCCCTAGCCGATCAAGTCTATGATCTCCTGCTCAATCTGAACACATCGCCAAGAATGCCACCGGGTAGCCGCCTGTCTGTTGACGCCTTGGTGCGCGAACTAAACGTATCCCAGACACCGATCCGTCAAGCATTGGTGCGCCTTCAAACACAAGGCCTGGTGGAACGAGAGCTTAACGTTGGCTACAGTACCCCCTCCCTCCCAGACGCAAGCGAATTGAACGACATCTTTGCCTTTCGGCTGATGATTGAACCGCAAGCCGCTGGATTAGCGGCCGAAAAGACGAATGCGCCACACGCAGACGCTCTTGAAAAGCTTGCACAGGACATGGAGGCGATTTCGGCTGATAGTAGCTTGGGCAATTACGGTAGGTTTGCGGCGAAGGACAACACGTTCCACGAACTGATTCTTACGCAAGCCGGAAATCGTGTTGCGCTTGACGCCATTCAACGTTTGAACGTGCATAACCACCTGTTTAGACTATATTTTCATAGATCTGTTACCGATGATGCCAACCATGAGCATCGTGCAATTTTGGAAGCAATCAAATCCGGTGTAGGGCAATCGGCAAGTGATGCGATGCGCCGCCATATCGAAGCGTCCTATAAGCGCCTAGAACCGCACTTTTAG
- a CDS encoding sulfatase-like hydrolase/transferase, protein MSATEDLPNSDDRPNILLIITDQQRFDTIAAHGHPHMHTPNLDRLANEGVSFSQCHITAASCVPSRASLFTGYYPHTTGVLENEQDWQTTWVQDLKSSGYTCVNVGKMHTNPFTAEAGFSERYNVENKDRYLQGRWYFDEWDKALASHGLVKQQREHYRNRDDYGTRLGAFEWELPEELHSDMFVGNFTKWWLDTKPKSSPLFMQVGFPGPHPPYDPSQRFIEKYENREDIPMPIVTDEDLASQPSYMEEKRVHDSKVDHDSVIWNLDRSKEDERRMRAYYYANVTMIDECVGNIMESLDRNDYLDNTVVIFTSDHGDCLGDHGLSQKWSMYDVVTRVPMIIWSPNKFKGGRTVDDLCQLFDLGPTILELAGLTPSSDMEAESLLPILKGQEWTARDHVFCEQAGDMVITGADFITMVRSKKWKLVHLMGSAEGQLFDLEADPNELTNLWLNADHSSIKQELKETLLEWLIASNYKTRDRTAAFR, encoded by the coding sequence GTGAGTGCGACAGAAGACTTGCCAAATTCAGACGATAGGCCAAATATTCTTTTGATCATCACAGATCAGCAGCGGTTTGATACCATCGCCGCACATGGCCATCCACATATGCACACGCCAAATTTGGATCGCCTCGCTAACGAGGGTGTTTCATTTTCACAATGCCACATCACCGCTGCGAGCTGTGTCCCAAGCCGCGCAAGTCTATTCACGGGATACTACCCTCACACAACCGGTGTTTTGGAAAACGAACAAGACTGGCAAACGACTTGGGTGCAAGATCTAAAGAGCTCTGGCTATACCTGCGTTAACGTTGGCAAAATGCACACAAATCCATTCACCGCCGAAGCTGGTTTTAGCGAACGCTACAATGTTGAAAATAAAGACCGTTACCTTCAAGGGCGTTGGTATTTTGACGAATGGGACAAAGCACTTGCTTCCCATGGTCTAGTTAAGCAACAGCGAGAGCATTACCGAAATCGGGATGATTATGGCACGCGCTTAGGTGCATTTGAATGGGAACTTCCTGAAGAGCTGCATTCGGATATGTTCGTTGGTAACTTCACCAAATGGTGGCTTGACACAAAACCCAAATCATCACCTTTGTTCATGCAGGTTGGTTTTCCGGGGCCACACCCGCCCTATGATCCCTCGCAGCGATTCATCGAAAAGTATGAAAATCGCGAAGACATTCCGATGCCAATCGTAACGGACGAAGATCTCGCAAGTCAGCCGTCTTATATGGAAGAGAAGCGCGTTCATGATTCAAAGGTGGATCATGATTCCGTAATCTGGAATTTGGATCGCAGTAAAGAAGACGAACGTCGCATGCGGGCTTATTATTACGCCAACGTCACCATGATTGACGAATGTGTCGGGAATATAATGGAGTCGTTGGATCGGAATGACTACCTAGACAACACGGTTGTCATATTCACATCAGACCATGGTGACTGTCTGGGTGATCACGGCCTGTCGCAAAAATGGTCAATGTATGATGTCGTGACCCGTGTCCCTATGATTATTTGGTCGCCCAACAAGTTCAAGGGTGGACGTACTGTTGATGATCTTTGTCAGCTGTTTGATCTCGGCCCAACGATCTTGGAATTGGCCGGCCTTACTCCGAGCAGCGACATGGAAGCCGAAAGTCTGCTGCCAATCCTAAAAGGCCAAGAATGGACCGCGCGGGATCATGTGTTCTGCGAGCAAGCGGGCGATATGGTCATTACTGGAGCGGACTTTATCACCATGGTGCGTAGCAAAAAGTGGAAGCTGGTCCATCTGATGGGGTCGGCCGAAGGTCAGCTCTTTGATCTGGAAGCTGACCCAAATGAGCTGACCAACCTTTGGCTGAATGCTGACCACAGCTCTATAAAGCAAGAGCTGAAAGAAACGCTTCTAGAATGGTTGATTGCCAGCAATTACAAAACGCGAGACCGAACGGCTGCGTTTAGATGA